One genomic window of Candidatus Dependentiae bacterium includes the following:
- the ileS gene encoding isoleucine--tRNA ligase: MPICRKDCRMSDAPEKKSFKHTLNLPQTTFSIRANAAIKDPEAIAFWENENVYEKALDHNNGREKFILHWGPPYANGHLHMGHALNAVLKDVVCKFKRMSGFQVDLTYGWDCHGLPIELRVAAEQKIDTSKGTADVLALKKACRASAAQWMQVQHQEFKKLGILADESKRYSTMDPSYEADIVRAFGVLVEKGFIERKGKTVPWCASCQTVLASAEIEYKDRKDPSIYVRFVVDVASAQLAEKIKETKVSAVAFAVWTTTPWTLPLNEGVVLHPDAEYALVSHNGQGYLMGLAVAEQLIQKFEWSQAQIVATMHSSELVGTRVQNPLVASYTVPVILDEAVSLRDGTACLHSAPGCGPEDYVIGVKNKLPITSPLSADGTYTDQVRVAEFVGLKVSDVQGRVIALLQELGTLIKKESISHSYPHCWRCRNGLMFRATDQWFCNLEKNDLAARTIASTEQMQFVPDWGRNRFIGSVGTRTEWCISRQRHWGVPIIALVCSGCSAGFTSQTFIEKVAQKIAEQGTEFWDRVTIAELVRDFSVPVGASCDRCGNTTFEKEHDTLDVWFDSGVSHYAFLEKRGLLPADVYLEGSDQHRGWFQSSMLTSMILHDKPCMKTIVTHGYVVDGQGRKMSKSLGNGVEPDEVVKAYGTDVLRLWAAASDFQNDIAISKEVLETLAEAYRKVRNTARFLLANCYDFSIEKDALSYDDMLMIDKYLLARFYELSESVKNSYTDYSFTMVFKEISNFCVNDLSGFYLEAIKDRLYNDPAASSQRRSAQTVLWHILDGMTKLLAPILSFTAEDIYREYQPGMGSVQFSQFPVLPVEFKKAGEHAELWEGLMQMRKEVLKSIERLRESGLVKVGLEVKLAFAVEPVDAQALKQQSFIDIILKSEPYFFCEWLNVSQVEWVKDAQSCEATGLPWLFVSAQKAEGVKCPRCWKYEMTAHPDELCARCEKIV, encoded by the coding sequence ATGCCGATTTGTAGAAAGGACTGCCGTATGTCAGATGCGCCAGAAAAAAAGAGTTTTAAACATACCCTCAATCTCCCCCAGACAACCTTTTCAATTCGAGCAAATGCAGCGATTAAAGATCCTGAGGCCATTGCGTTTTGGGAAAACGAAAATGTGTATGAAAAGGCCTTAGATCACAATAATGGTCGTGAAAAATTTATTTTGCATTGGGGTCCACCGTATGCGAATGGTCACTTGCACATGGGACATGCACTTAATGCCGTGCTCAAGGACGTTGTGTGCAAATTTAAGCGCATGAGCGGATTTCAGGTTGATTTGACCTATGGGTGGGATTGCCACGGGTTACCCATTGAGCTTCGGGTAGCTGCAGAGCAAAAAATTGACACGTCAAAAGGAACTGCCGATGTTCTGGCGCTCAAAAAGGCCTGCAGGGCTTCAGCTGCTCAGTGGATGCAGGTTCAGCATCAAGAGTTTAAAAAATTGGGTATTTTGGCAGATGAATCCAAGCGATATTCTACCATGGATCCGTCATACGAAGCCGATATTGTCAGAGCTTTTGGCGTATTGGTAGAAAAAGGCTTTATCGAGCGTAAGGGCAAAACGGTGCCTTGGTGCGCTTCGTGTCAGACAGTTTTGGCGTCAGCCGAAATTGAGTACAAAGATCGCAAAGATCCCTCAATTTATGTTCGCTTTGTGGTTGATGTAGCATCAGCACAGCTTGCTGAAAAAATTAAAGAAACAAAGGTATCAGCAGTTGCATTTGCAGTGTGGACGACAACTCCATGGACATTGCCGCTTAACGAAGGGGTTGTGTTGCATCCTGACGCTGAGTACGCATTGGTTTCTCACAATGGTCAAGGTTATTTGATGGGACTAGCTGTTGCAGAGCAATTAATTCAAAAATTTGAATGGTCGCAAGCGCAGATTGTAGCCACCATGCATTCTTCTGAGTTGGTGGGAACGCGCGTACAAAATCCTTTGGTTGCATCGTACACGGTGCCCGTAATTCTTGATGAAGCTGTTTCGCTTCGCGATGGAACTGCGTGTTTGCACTCGGCTCCTGGATGTGGTCCTGAGGACTATGTCATTGGTGTTAAAAATAAATTACCAATTACTTCACCACTTTCAGCAGATGGCACATACACCGATCAGGTGCGTGTGGCAGAATTTGTAGGGCTTAAGGTTTCGGATGTTCAAGGTCGCGTGATTGCCTTGCTTCAAGAATTGGGCACGTTAATCAAAAAAGAATCTATTTCTCACTCGTATCCTCATTGTTGGCGTTGCCGCAATGGCTTGATGTTTAGAGCAACCGATCAATGGTTTTGTAATTTAGAAAAAAATGATTTAGCTGCGCGAACGATCGCATCCACAGAGCAGATGCAATTTGTCCCAGATTGGGGCCGAAATCGGTTTATCGGATCGGTTGGAACGCGTACCGAATGGTGTATCTCTCGACAACGACACTGGGGTGTGCCGATCATCGCCTTGGTTTGTTCTGGGTGCAGTGCTGGATTTACCTCTCAAACATTTATCGAAAAAGTTGCCCAAAAAATAGCCGAGCAGGGGACTGAATTTTGGGATCGGGTGACGATTGCAGAATTGGTAAGGGATTTTTCTGTGCCAGTTGGTGCATCGTGTGATCGCTGTGGCAATACAACCTTTGAAAAAGAACATGATACGTTGGACGTTTGGTTCGATTCGGGTGTTTCGCATTATGCCTTTTTGGAAAAACGTGGACTGTTGCCAGCAGATGTGTATTTGGAAGGCTCTGACCAGCATCGTGGATGGTTCCAGAGCTCAATGCTTACTTCGATGATTTTGCATGACAAGCCTTGCATGAAAACGATTGTTACTCACGGATACGTGGTTGATGGTCAAGGTCGCAAGATGTCAAAATCACTGGGAAATGGCGTTGAGCCAGATGAAGTGGTCAAAGCGTATGGCACTGACGTGTTGCGGTTGTGGGCTGCTGCATCAGACTTCCAGAATGATATTGCGATTTCCAAAGAAGTGCTTGAAACCTTAGCCGAAGCATATCGCAAGGTGCGTAATACAGCTCGGTTCTTGCTTGCAAATTGCTATGATTTTTCGATCGAAAAAGACGCGCTTTCCTACGATGACATGCTAATGATCGATAAATATTTGCTTGCGCGTTTTTATGAATTATCTGAATCGGTAAAAAATTCATATACCGATTATTCATTTACCATGGTGTTTAAAGAAATTTCCAACTTTTGCGTGAATGATCTGAGTGGTTTTTATCTTGAAGCGATTAAAGATCGGTTGTACAACGATCCAGCAGCAAGCAGTCAGCGTCGAAGTGCGCAAACGGTGCTGTGGCATATTTTGGATGGTATGACCAAGCTTCTTGCACCGATTTTGTCATTCACCGCCGAAGATATTTATCGCGAATATCAGCCTGGAATGGGTTCGGTTCAATTTTCACAGTTTCCGGTCTTGCCAGTTGAGTTTAAAAAAGCTGGCGAGCATGCAGAACTGTGGGAAGGGTTGATGCAGATGCGTAAAGAAGTTTTAAAGTCGATTGAGCGTCTGCGAGAATCTGGTCTTGTGAAAGTGGGTCTTGAGGTTAAGCTTGCTTTTGCGGTTGAGCCGGTTGATGCACAAGCGTTAAAACAACAGTCATTTATCGATATTATCTTGAAATCCGAACCATATTTTTTCTGCGAATGGTTGAACGTTTCTCAGGTTGAATGGGTCAAGGATGCGCAGAGTTGCGAGGCGACTGGTTTGCCGTGGCTCTTTGTTTCTGCTCAGAAGGCTGAGGGTGTTAAGTGTCCGCGATGCTGGAAGTACGAAATGACTGCTCATCCAGATGAATTGTGCGCAAGATGCGAGAAAATCGTATGA
- the cmk gene encoding (d)CMP kinase — protein sequence MRENRMTITIDGPAGSGKTSVARELAQRLGIRVLQSGLLYRAAAIVILVNRGIISKNALKNSDFSVDMAVCAAIKNDLTVSEVERLSCIEYGYADGAISPYVLIDGQSVEKELSTFGVGLPASVVSQHPLVREWAVAVQRAVALRYDVVAEGRDCGTVVFPQAEHQFFLTASLEVRQKRVAADTQRGVAKADEQFLQKSILDRDLHDQTRKIAPLVASHRALIVDTSALSLQEVVDFLLKKIIEQRSNPQS from the coding sequence ATGCGAGAAAATCGTATGACGATTACGATAGATGGACCAGCGGGCAGCGGAAAAACATCCGTTGCCCGAGAGCTGGCACAGCGACTTGGTATTCGTGTTTTGCAATCAGGATTGCTCTACCGAGCAGCCGCAATCGTTATTTTGGTTAATCGTGGAATTATTTCCAAAAATGCCTTAAAAAATAGTGATTTTTCGGTTGATATGGCCGTGTGCGCTGCCATAAAAAATGATTTGACAGTTTCGGAAGTTGAGCGTCTTTCGTGTATCGAATATGGGTATGCGGATGGAGCTATTTCTCCGTATGTCCTGATCGATGGTCAGTCGGTAGAAAAAGAATTGAGTACGTTTGGCGTAGGTCTTCCCGCTTCGGTTGTGAGCCAGCATCCACTGGTACGAGAGTGGGCTGTGGCTGTTCAGCGAGCTGTGGCATTACGTTATGATGTTGTTGCCGAGGGGCGTGACTGTGGCACAGTCGTATTTCCGCAGGCAGAGCATCAGTTCTTTTTGACTGCATCGCTTGAAGTTCGTCAAAAGCGTGTTGCTGCAGATACTCAACGAGGAGTTGCAAAAGCGGATGAGCAATTTCTTCAAAAAAGTATTTTAGATCGCGATTTACACGATCAAACCCGCAAGATTGCGCCATTGGTTGCCTCTCATCGAGCATTAATTGTCGATACGTCTGCTCTAAGCCTGCAGGAAGTGGTTGATTTTTTACTAAAAAAAATTATTGAGCAGCGCTCAAATCCTCAGTCTTAA
- a CDS encoding DNA translocase FtsK, whose translation MFEYDKDQNSGRVSVVASNEFSKNGASKSMHDFLFMVVAFCLVFFSVSLLSSSDLDNSFFVFNSQRNVYSNLCGAVGSYCASLLFFLFGYLAYVWVFVLSAAWGFRFYTKQGGSGLRQFAAGSAAFTFFLSLLSYVFGTLVETVTGKSFASLAGLVRLIGPVGVVMLSVIGFVYSLALLFNLPVRFVVAVKVKGLQVAARFFLAGASFCAQVLASWWQFVFSYVKAAFLKAFTPVFPQEVIAEQVGLSEKVIDISFSPQVESELEQELPVEDEQLAGEVVAPRLHREWYFGKTKLRLLPLSPFEKSLRNNQRFVALLKEALVYNFPLPDDALLIEEHQKSFDKTLFEQECKERGVNLEERLKNFGINGRVVAIRPGPVVTLYEYEPDMDVKISSIIAREDDLAMALKALSIRIVAPIPGTSVVGFEIANVQREDVFMSDLIVSDEWKKSSAHLGLLLGVDTAGKPMVQDLTTMPHLLVAGSTGSGKSVCMHSLLFSLLSKHTPETLRLVLIDPKRLEFSAYADIPHLLFPIVVEAQRTIKILKWVVAEMEYRYKNLAQATVRNIAEYNKKAVEKGLEKLPYLVVMIDELADLMIVAGKEIELQLIRIAQMARAAGIHMVLATQRPSVDVVTGLIKVNFPSRLGCRVSSKIDSRTILDTNGAEKLLGRGDMLFLHGSAASLRRIHGAYVSESQVQRLTDYLRSLGTPSYVDLDERISDHAGAMSDDQDDELYQQALEAIKMLDEVSISLLQRKFRIGFNRSARLIEQLEADGLLAPAQGSKPRKVLKL comes from the coding sequence ATGTTCGAGTATGACAAAGATCAAAATTCTGGCAGGGTTTCTGTCGTTGCGTCTAATGAATTTTCAAAAAACGGTGCGTCAAAAAGCATGCATGATTTTTTGTTTATGGTGGTTGCATTTTGTCTTGTTTTTTTCAGTGTGTCACTTCTATCGAGTTCTGATCTTGATAACTCTTTTTTTGTTTTTAATTCTCAGAGAAATGTTTATTCAAATCTTTGTGGAGCTGTTGGCTCATATTGTGCATCTTTATTATTTTTTCTTTTTGGGTATTTGGCATACGTCTGGGTTTTTGTGTTGAGTGCGGCATGGGGATTTAGATTTTATACCAAGCAAGGTGGTTCAGGTTTACGTCAATTTGCCGCCGGGTCTGCAGCGTTTACTTTTTTTCTTTCGTTACTCAGTTATGTTTTTGGCACGTTGGTAGAAACGGTAACCGGTAAATCGTTTGCATCGCTTGCTGGACTGGTCCGTTTGATTGGACCTGTTGGAGTTGTGATGCTTTCGGTTATTGGTTTTGTCTATTCGTTAGCGTTGCTGTTTAATTTGCCTGTTCGGTTCGTGGTGGCGGTAAAAGTAAAAGGATTGCAGGTTGCGGCAAGATTTTTTTTAGCGGGGGCATCCTTTTGCGCTCAGGTGTTGGCATCTTGGTGGCAGTTTGTTTTTAGTTATGTAAAAGCAGCGTTCCTAAAAGCGTTTACTCCTGTTTTTCCTCAGGAGGTTATTGCAGAGCAGGTTGGTCTTTCGGAAAAAGTTATTGATATTTCGTTCAGTCCGCAGGTTGAGTCCGAGTTGGAACAAGAGTTGCCGGTTGAGGACGAGCAACTTGCAGGGGAGGTGGTTGCACCCCGATTGCATCGTGAGTGGTATTTTGGAAAAACCAAATTGCGGTTGTTGCCGCTTTCTCCTTTTGAAAAAAGTTTAAGGAACAATCAGCGCTTTGTGGCATTACTCAAAGAAGCGTTGGTTTATAATTTTCCACTTCCCGATGATGCGCTGTTAATTGAAGAGCATCAAAAAAGTTTTGACAAAACGTTGTTCGAGCAAGAATGCAAGGAGCGGGGAGTTAATCTTGAAGAGCGATTGAAAAATTTTGGAATCAATGGTCGTGTGGTGGCGATTCGTCCAGGTCCGGTCGTTACATTATATGAATATGAACCTGACATGGATGTTAAAATTAGTAGTATTATTGCTCGCGAAGACGATTTGGCTATGGCGCTTAAAGCCTTAAGTATTCGAATCGTAGCTCCCATTCCGGGAACAAGTGTTGTCGGTTTTGAGATCGCAAACGTTCAGCGTGAAGATGTTTTTATGTCCGATTTAATTGTTTCGGATGAATGGAAAAAAAGCTCTGCGCACTTAGGGTTGCTTTTGGGTGTGGATACTGCTGGAAAACCGATGGTGCAAGATTTAACAACCATGCCACATTTATTGGTTGCAGGATCTACTGGGTCTGGAAAATCGGTGTGCATGCATTCATTGTTATTCAGTTTGCTGAGTAAACATACCCCAGAGACGTTGCGTTTGGTATTGATTGACCCTAAGCGTTTAGAATTTTCGGCGTATGCCGATATTCCACATTTATTGTTTCCGATTGTGGTTGAAGCGCAAAGAACTATAAAAATTCTCAAGTGGGTTGTTGCTGAGATGGAATATCGATACAAAAATTTGGCACAAGCTACGGTTAGAAATATTGCAGAATACAACAAAAAAGCGGTTGAAAAGGGGTTGGAGAAATTACCATATTTAGTTGTGATGATCGATGAACTTGCAGATTTGATGATTGTTGCAGGAAAAGAAATCGAATTGCAGTTGATTCGTATTGCTCAGATGGCGCGCGCAGCGGGAATTCACATGGTTTTGGCAACACAACGTCCATCGGTTGATGTGGTTACAGGGTTAATTAAAGTTAACTTTCCAAGCAGGTTGGGTTGTCGCGTTTCATCAAAAATTGATTCACGTACTATTTTGGATACCAATGGTGCAGAAAAATTATTAGGGCGTGGTGATATGTTGTTTTTGCATGGTTCTGCGGCAAGTTTAAGAAGAATACATGGAGCATACGTTTCTGAATCGCAAGTGCAACGCTTGACCGATTATTTACGATCACTTGGCACTCCTTCATATGTAGACTTGGATGAGCGCATTTCCGATCATGCTGGAGCGATGTCAGATGATCAGGATGACGAGTTGTATCAGCAAGCTTTAGAAGCGATAAAAATGCTTGATGAAGTCTCGATTTCTTTGTTGCAACGAAAGTTTAGAATTGGGTTTAATCGTTCGGCAAGATTGATTGAACAATTAGAGGCGGATGGACTTTTGGCTCCGGCACAGGGAAGTAAGCCAAGAAAAGTTCTAAAGCTATAA
- a CDS encoding ABC transporter permease codes for MLSFFIARRYFAQALKTKSMALPLWFSIMILFIATLGLSLAVSTTQAFQEKTFQKFEETNADAIISSYGNKLDYESIDKKIRLQIPDQIAGTTPQSSHSLIITNDEKQALVQIRSIDPKTDLSVTNLEKKLLKNNQTLCDLLKKNCIIIGSTLARNLDLAEKKTAECYIPNTAINSKKITLTESILTISGQFHIGLDECDSGIVFCSQETFSLLTKSSPNLADVILVRFAPQKNGLISFFDKLNPLNPSQKDTGITLLKKTLPHLTVQTWQELYPAIISALKLEQFAALCLLFLLIIIALFSITSSLVTLIYHKQRDIALFQTLGMPNSMIRNIFLWVGIIVVTISSCAGSVIGYFVSYLLETYKLISLPDVYYVSYLPASTNPFIFIAIPIGICSCSILILFAGIWQAQKMNSLETLRHTT; via the coding sequence ATGTTGAGCTTTTTTATAGCCCGCCGCTATTTTGCACAAGCACTAAAAACAAAATCAATGGCTCTGCCCCTTTGGTTTTCGATTATGATTCTTTTTATCGCAACCCTTGGACTTTCACTTGCCGTAAGTACCACTCAGGCATTTCAAGAAAAAACATTTCAGAAGTTTGAAGAAACAAACGCTGACGCAATCATCAGCTCATACGGAAATAAACTCGATTATGAATCGATCGATAAAAAGATACGACTACAAATACCCGATCAAATTGCAGGAACCACACCACAAAGCTCGCACTCATTAATTATAACCAACGACGAAAAACAGGCGTTAGTTCAAATTCGATCTATCGATCCAAAAACAGACCTCTCAGTCACCAATTTAGAAAAAAAACTGCTCAAAAATAATCAAACGCTCTGTGATCTTCTAAAAAAAAATTGCATAATCATCGGCTCGACGCTTGCACGCAACCTTGACCTTGCAGAAAAAAAGACTGCCGAATGCTATATTCCAAACACTGCAATCAACTCTAAAAAAATTACACTTACCGAAAGCATTCTTACCATCTCTGGGCAATTTCATATTGGCCTTGATGAATGTGACTCTGGTATTGTTTTTTGCTCCCAGGAAACTTTTTCGTTACTCACAAAATCTTCCCCAAACCTCGCAGATGTCATTTTGGTTCGGTTTGCTCCTCAAAAAAACGGGCTTATTTCTTTTTTTGATAAATTAAATCCATTAAACCCAAGCCAAAAAGACACTGGCATTACCCTTCTGAAAAAAACACTCCCCCATCTGACCGTACAAACATGGCAAGAGCTATATCCCGCCATTATTTCTGCGCTCAAACTAGAACAATTTGCTGCACTTTGTCTGCTTTTTTTACTGATTATTATTGCTCTTTTTAGTATCACTTCATCATTGGTTACACTGATTTATCACAAACAACGAGATATCGCATTGTTTCAAACCCTTGGCATGCCAAACAGCATGATCAGAAATATCTTTTTGTGGGTTGGGATTATCGTTGTGACCATCAGTTCTTGTGCTGGATCTGTAATTGGCTATTTTGTCAGCTATCTGCTTGAAACATACAAGCTTATTTCCTTGCCAGATGTTTATTATGTTTCTTATTTACCTGCAAGCACAAATCCATTTATTTTTATAGCCATCCCCATCGGCATATGCAGTTGCAGCATACTCATCTTGTTTGCAGGAATCTGGCAAGCTCAGAAGATGAATTCATTAGAAACATTAAGGCATACGACATGA